The DNA sequence GGACGCGCAGAAGGAGGATCGCGCCCTGACGCAGGAGGAGAAGGACCGCGCCACCGCCATGATCACACAGTCCGACAACGATGCCACCACCGCACTGTGGAAGCAGCTCGGGGCGGACAAGATCAGCGGGTTCCTGCAAGCCGCGGGAATGACCAACACCACCCTGGACAGCGAAGGTCACTGGGGACTCACCCAGATCACCGCGAACGACGAGGAGAAACTCCTCCACCTGGTCACCCACGCCAACCCGGTGCTCAGCGAGGACTCCCGCGCCTACATCCTGAAGCTGACGAGCGAGGTCATCCCCTCACAGCGTTGGGGAACCCCGGCCGGCGCGCCGAGCGACGCACAGGTGCATGTGAAGAACGGCTGGCTGGAGCGGGCCACGAACGGCTGGCGTGTGCACAGCCTCGGCGCTTTCACCGGCGGCGACCACGACTACACCATCACGGTGCTCTCGCAGGACAACGCCACGATGGACGACGGCATCGCCACCATCGAAGGCATCGCCCGCGCCGTCCACAAGAACCTCAACGCCCCCGCGTCCAGCGCTCACTCACCGGGATGAGCTGGGGCCTTGCCTTACGACCTGGAGCCCCGGCCACCGTCCCCGGTGGCGGAGAAGACAGACAGAGCGCTGGCCGTACTGATCATCATCGGCCCGTGCTCAGGCTGTACCACGGGGGTTCGGAGGGGCGGGACGGAGCGGAGCCGGCCAGCCGCGTTCGGCGGTGATGTCACGCAGGCAGGCCGCCCGGCACCGTGAGACCGGGCAACCCGGCCGGCGCGACGTTCGCCGTCGGCCGTTCACAGCCTGAAAACCACTCCACGCCAGATCCATCCCGCGCCGAGGACCGTGTCACGCAAAGGGTTCTTCATCTCCCGCGAGTCGAAGCCGAACGCCTGAATTCTTCGCCGACGGCCGTCGGGCCCCTGTTCACTGGTCCACCGCTTGGAGACCGTGGTCATCGGCCCACGGCCGTACGCGCCCGAGGTGGCGACTTTGGGCGTGGTCCCGACCCATGTCACCTCCCACTGCTCGTCGAGCGTGCGCACCTCGCGCTTCTGCGGGACCAGGCGCATCCGGATCCGAAACTGCCGGTCCAGCCCGTTTCGGACGAAGAAGGTCTGCCAGGTGGGCTCCCGGATCCGCCACTCCGCCACCAGGTCGGCCTTCTCCGCAGAGCGGGCGTCGCGCACGACGAACGGTACGTCCGGACCGTTGAGCGCGAGCAGCGCGGTCCGCAGATGCGTACTGGGCAGCGGCATGACCTCACTCCCGGGGTATCGGGTGCCGGTGTACTTGTCCCAGAAGCGGCCCATCGCTACGCCTCCACACCGGTAGCGGGGCGAACCGTGCGCGAGCACTTACGGACACCATCCACGACGAAGCCGAACTCGGTCGGCACAGGCAGTGTTGCAGGCATCTCACGCCCTCCTTCCACGGCAAGTACATCAGTATCAGGCAACGTTGCCCCTGTCCGTTCGGGTGTCGTTCCAGGATCTGGACCATGCTTCTCATGATGCGAGCTGCTCGTTACGATCCTGACGGTTCGGTTTCCGGTGAGGGAGGCACATGCGATGGTCGAAGCTGTGGCGCTTCCGGCGCCCTGGCAGGTCAGATTCCAGGCGGGCGGCAACGAAGGTCTCGCCGACACGCACAAAGGCGGCATCGGCGGTTCGGCGGGGATGCGACCGCACGAGCTGCTGGAGGCTTCCCTGGCCACGTGCATGACCATCTCGGCCCGGATGGCGCTGGCCGACCTCGGTGTCACCGTCGCCGAGGTGCGTGTGGAGGTACACCTGGAGCGTGAGGAGTCTGCAACGCGGTTCCGGTACAGGCTCCTGCTCGACCCGGAGCTTGAGGTTCACCGGCCCGCGGTCATGGAGCGCATCGCCTGTTCGCCAGTGCGCTCCACGCTGAGCAAGCCACTGGTCTTCGAGCCTGCCTGACAGCCGCCGGCATCGACTCCTGGTCAGGTGCGGGGAGGCCACGGTTTTATCGATCGCCACACGGTGTCCACGGGCAGTTGCCGGCGAGCCATGAAGCTCGGCGACCCCGAGGCGCCCAGGGCTCGGTCAGCGGAACCAGACCAGCACCGGGATACGGATCTCGCGTATGTCGCGGAGAGCGACGTACTCGAACACGACGGGCTCGCCGGGGATCTGGAGGCTGTACCGGGTACCGAGGTCGTCCATGTCGTCCATCGGGTCACCGGGCGGCCGCCGGTCACGGTCGATCGCGCCACCGACCTCCAGGGCCAACGCGCGCAGGAAGTTGACCACCTTCTTCGACAGGTCCGGTGGCATGTCAAGCACCGTCTGAGCCGGGATCTCCTCCGTCCAGACGGTCCAGCCGCGGCGCGGAGCGTCGCTCACCGAGCGGCCCCTTCGAGCTGGTCGGCGAGCTCGTCCACAGACACCAGGCGGCGGCCGGCAGCGGCGTTCGCACGGCTGTCCCCGGCACCAGGGGCGCGATCGAGCATCGCGGCCTTCCACCAGCTGCGCATGACGCCGGGAACGTCCTCCTCCTCGGCGGCCAGAACCTCGCTGTAGAAGCGGGCACGCTGCGCACCGCGCAAGGCGTCACCAATGGCATTGATCGTGTGCGGGATCGCCGTGACCTGGCGGTCAGTCGGGTGGTCCGGCTGTGCGCTCATCCCTCGTTCCCTTCGTTCCCTCGTCGCTCCGAGTCTGACGACCGGCGGCCGAACCGTCCAGACCCGCTCGGCACCTCCGATTCTCCCGTACCACACAGCCGGTCCCCGGCTGGTCCCCGGAGCGACGGCCGGGATGCCGCGGAACGCCCCGCCCACCCTCGGCAGCTCCGCCGGGCCGCGTCTACTCTGGATACGTCGGCGCGCACCCTGACAGGGACGCGACCTCTTCACCGAAGGGCAGTACCGTGCTGCGCACCATGTTCAAGTCCAAGATCCACCGGGCCACCGTGACCCAGGCCGATCTGCACTATGTGGGCTCCGTGACCGTTGACCGCGACCTGATGGACGCCGCCGACCTACTGCCCGGCGAACTGGTACATATCGTCGACATCACCAATGGCGCCCGGCTGGAGACGTATGTGATCGAGGGCGAGCGAGGCACTGGCGTGCTCGGCATCAACGGCGCCGCCGCCCATCTGGTGCACCCCGGTGACCTGGTCATCCTCATCAGCTACGCCCAGGTCGACGACGCGGAGGCCCGTACCCTGCGGCCTGCCGTCGTCCATGTCGACGCCGCCAACCGGATCACCGCGCTGGGCGACGACGCTGCCGAGCCCGCCCCCGGCACAGACACCGTCCGGCCTCCGCACGCGGCCGCGCACGCCTGAGCCATCGCCGCATCCGCCATCGCCGCATCCGCCGTCGGCATCCACAGCCGTGTCGCTCACACCCGGCCTGCGGTGCCACGGCCCTGCCGCCGTCGCCGACGATGTCGGCGACGGCCCGTTCGGCGTCGGACGTGGCGCTGCACCCGGGGGGCGCGCGATCAGTGAACCTTCAGTCCCTGACCGCGCCCTCGATCTTGTACGCGATGGCGATGAACGCCTCGACCTCGTCCGGTGTCAGGTTCGCCACCGAGTCCCGCTCCAAGGTCCGCCACATGGCCGCGATCGGCTGCCGCATGGCGCGGCCCTTGTCGGTGAGGTGGACGACCATCACCCGCCGGTCGTGCTCGGCCGGCTCGCGGGTGAGCAGGCCCGCTTCCTGCATGCGGCGCAGCGACTTGGAAACGGTGGAGTGGTCCAGCCCGACGCTTTCGAGGAGTTCGGACTGGGTCTGGCCGTCCTTGTCGAACAGCTGCATCAGCAGCAGTTCCTGTCCCGGGTGCAGACGCATCTCCCGGAGCATGGCGGCGGCCCTGCCGCGGTGCGCTCGGGAGAGCTGGAAGACCGCGTAGCTCAGCCGCCCCTCGCCGACCGCGCCTGGGGACTGCGGGATGGGGGAAGCGGAGTCGGTCACGGGTGGGTCCTCCTTCAGGACGCGAGCGTGGGGTAGTCGGTGTATCCGGCCGCGCCGCCGCCGTAGAACGTCGTCGGGTCGGGGGTGTTGAGGGGTGCCCCTGAGCGTATCCGCTCGACCAGGTCGGGGTTGGCCAGGGCCTGCGCGCCGACGGTGACGACGTCGGCACGGCCCTCGGCGATGTCCGCCGCGCGGGCGGCCAGGTCGGCACCGGCCCGGTTGACCAGCAGGGCGGTCGGCCACAGTGTCCGCAGGGTGTCCAGCAGTTCCTCGTCCCCGGCGTGGACGACGTGCAGGTAGGCGAGGTTGAGCGGGGCGAGCGCGCGGACCAGGGCGGGGTACAGCTCGTGGGTGTCGTCCTCCTCGATGTCGTTGTACGGGTTGGCGGGCGAGATCCTGATGCCGGTGCGGCCGGCGCCGATCTCCTCCGCCACCGCCGTGGCGACCTCCAGCGCGAAGCGGATGCGGCCCTCGACGGAGCCACCGTAGCGGTCGGTGCGGCGGTTGGCGTTGGTGGACAGGAACTGGTGCACGAGGTAGCCGCTGGCGCCGTGGATCTCGACACCGTCGGCGCCGGCCTCGACGGCGGCCGCGGCGGCGCGCCGGAAGTCCTCGACCGTCGCGGCGACCTCCCCGGTGGTCAGCTCGCGCGGCTGTGGCATCGACTGGGGTCCGGAGGCGGTGAACATGGTGCCCGCGGGGCGGATCGCGGACGGGGCCACCGGCTGCCGCCCGTGGGGGGTGTTGTCGGGGTGGGCGATCCGCCCGGTGTGCATGAGCTGGATGACGATCCGTCCGCCGGCCGCGTGCACGGCGTCGGTGACCTTGCGCCAGCCCGCGATCTGCTCCTCGGTGTGGATTCCGGGGGTCAGCAGATAGCCCTGTCCGTCGGCGGAGGGCTGGGTTCCTTCGGTGACGATGAGGGCGTGCGAGGCCCGCTGGGCGTAGTACTCGGCGTTCAGCCCGGTCGGGACGCCTTCCGGGGTGGAGCGGTCCCTGGTCATCGGGGCCATGGCCAGCCGGTGCGGCAGGGCGATGTCGCCGATGGCGGTCGGTGTCCACAGGGCGTCCAGTGGGGTGTCGGGCATGAGGATTCTCCTTGAGGGGCTGGTCGGGCGGGCAAGGCCACCCCTGCACGCAAGGTCTGGGTCCTGTCCGGCGGGCAAGGGCGGGGCGGCCGGGGCGGGTTTCAGGCGACAGTGAGGACGAGCTTGCCGCGGCCGTGGCCGGCGTCGCTGGTCCGCTGGGCCTCGGCGGCCTCGGCGAGCGGGTAGGTGGCACCGACCGTGGTCACCAGCCGGCCGGTGGCGGCCTGGCGGGCGAGTTCGGCCAGCCGGGTGGCCGACTTGCGCTGGGGGCCCTCGGCGAAGACGACGCCCAGTTCTCCGGCGCGGAAGTCGGCGGTGGTGACGATCCGGTCGGTGCCGCCGCGCAGGGTGATGGAGTCCTCCAGGGCACCCTTGCCGGCGGCGTCGAGGACGGCGTCCACACCGTCGGGGGCGAGGGCGCGGACCCGCTCGACCAGGCCCTCGCCGTAGGTCGTGGCAGTGGCGCCGAGAGAGGTGAGGTACTCCTGGTTGCCGGGGCCGGCGGTGCCGATGACGCGTGCGCCGCGGGCGGTGGCCAGCTGGACGGCGATGGTGCCGAGGGCCCCGGCCGCGCCGTGGATCAGCAGGGTCTCCCCGGCCTTGACGTCCAAGAGGTCCAGGACGCGGTCGGCGGCGTCGCTCGCGACCGGCAGCGCGACCGCGTGCGTCCAGTCCAGCCCGGCGGGCTTGGGCGCTATGGCGGCGGGGGTGGTCAGGGCGTACTCGGCGTAGGCGCCGGTGTCGGACCAGCCGAGCACCTCGTCCCCCACCTTCACCTGGTCGACGCCCTCACCCAGGGCGTCGACGACGCCGGCGATCTCACTGCCGGGGGTCGCGGGCAGCGGGACGGGGAAGATGGCCGCCATGCTCCCGGAGCGGATCTTGCCGTCCACCGGGTTGACCCCGACCGCCTTGATCCGGACGCGGACCTGGCCGGGACCGGGCTCGGGGATCCCGGTCTCGGCCTCATGCAGGACCTCGGTGCCGCCGAAGCGGTCGAAAACAATGGCCTTCATGGCAACTCCTTGAGTGGAACCTGGGTCGACGCGCCACTTATGTGGCCGACCACGTAAACGTAGCACCGGATTGCGTGGCTAGCCAAGTAATTGGATGTGATCCGCTGCGGAGCGGGCCGACCGGGGGTTTCCCGCGCTGCTGTACGGCTTCGGCACACCGGTCGAGAACGCCGCCAGTCGGTCGTTCGAGTACGCGGCGCCTCCGGCGGGCCGACAGGCCACCGCTCAAGGCCGGTCACATGGTCGAGAATCGGTAAGGAGACAGGGGGACCGGACAGGAGCCCATCGTGACCACACCGCGGATCGACTACCAGGCAGTGTTCGCCGTGACGCCCAGCCCCTACCTGCTGCTGACCCCCGACCTGATGATCGTCGCGGCCAATGAGGCGTATCTGCGGGCCACGGGCCGGACCAGGGAGGAGCTGATCGGCCAGTACCTCTTCGCTGTCCACCCCGACAATCCGGCAGACCCGCATGCCGACGGGGTGCGCAATCTGGACGCCTCCCTGCAGCGCGTTCTGCAATCGAAGAGACCGGACACGATGGCGGTGCAGAAGTACGACATCCCTGTCTCCGGCCGCCCGGGAGTGTTCCGGGCGAAGTGGTGGTCGCCCATCAACACCCCCGTCCTCGGACCTGACGGAGAGGTGCGGTGGATCATCCACCGGGTTGAGGACATGACCGAGTTCGTACTGACCCGCCCTTCTCGCCCACGGCCGGAGGGCCCAGCCGGGGAGCGCGAGGCGATGGAGGCCGAACTGTATACGCGGATGCGGGAACTCCAGCGCCTCAACGAGGAACTCCGCGAAGCCCACGACCGGGAGCGCCGCACGGCCCTCACCCTCCAAGAGGCCATGCTGCACTCCCCCGACCTGGCCGAACACCGAGAGATCGCCGTGCGCTACATGCCCGCCGCCCGATCACTCAACATCTGCGGCGACTGGTACGACGTGGTGGACCTCTCCAAGGACACCTACACCGTCGCGGTCGGCGACGTGGTCGGCCACGGACTGGAGGCCGCCACCATCATGGGCATGCTCCGCAGCGCCCTGTCCGCCGCCGTCCGCGCCATTTACGAGCCCGGCAGAGCGATGGACGTCCTCAGCCGCTACGCCAGCGCCTTCGAGGGGGCACTGGCCACGACCGCGGTCAAGGCCGTGATCGACACCCGTCATCAGCACATCACCTACACCAGCGCCGGCCATCCGCCGCCCGTCCTGTCCCGGTCGGACGGCACCGTCGTCCTGCTCGACCAGGCCACCGACCCTCCGCTGGGCGTTTTCACCGGCCACGACCAGCGTCCTCAGGCCACGGTGTCCTACACCCCGGGCGACACGCTGGTGCTCTACACCGACGGACTCATCGAACGCCGCGGCGAGGACATCGACGCCGGTCTGCACCGCCTCACCGACGCCCTCGCCCGCCACACCTGCCTCAGCCCCGACCAACTGGCCGACACCCTGCTCACCCGCCTCGGCGTGGCCAACGGCGGACGCGACGACATCGCCTTGATCATCGTCCGGCTGTGACCCCGCGGACGCGCACGCCGGCGTTTCGCTGTCCGGTCCGCCGTCGCGCGGCCCCGTGCCGTCGGACACGCGGCGATGGCGACGCACGGCGGATCACCGTCAGCTACCTGCCGGTCGGTCCGCCGCTCGCCGACGGCACCCCGTGATGGTCGCCGGACCTTCCGGCCTCGCTCAGGCGGGGTCCGCGGCCGGTGTCCGGATGGAGAGCGAGACCTTCGGGCGGCTGGACCTGTTCAGCCGTACCCCGCCCGGAACGGCCGCGAGGTGCCTGGGGCAGGCAGGTGGTGATCACTCCGGCGGAGATCAGTGCGCAACCGGCCCACGCCGAGGGCGAGAGGTGCTCGTGGAGGAGGAGCACACCGATCAGGGCCGCGGCCAGGGGTTCGGCGAGGCTGAGCGTCCCGGCCGTGGTCGCCCGCACCCGGCTGAGACCTGCGGTGAACAGCCAGTACGCGGCGGCGGTGGTGGCTATACCCAGCCAGGCGATCAAGGCGAGGGTGGCCTCGTCGCGCAGCGGGGCGGCATCCTCGACCAGCCAGGGCAGCAGGGGCAGGGAGCCCACCAGCAAAGAGAGCGCGGAGAGCGTGGGCAGGTGGGTGGCGGGAGCGACGACGGCCAGCTTCTTGGCGAACACGGTGTACAGGCCGTAGCAGGTACCGGCGGCCACGGCCAGGAACAGGCCGAGCGGATCCACGTGGGCGCTTCCCGGTGCCAGCAGGAGAGCGCAGCCGGCGACGGCCGCGACCGTGCTGACCAGCCAGGCGGTGCCCATCCGTTCACCGGTGACCCACCGGGCACACAGGCCGGTCGCCGCAGGGGCAGTGCCCAGGGCGATCACCGTGGCCAGAGCCGCGCCGGTCCGCGCCACCGAGGACAGGAAAGCCGCTTGATAGATGCCCGTCGAGAACGCGCAGATCAGCAGCGGGCTCAAGACCGTACGCGCGGCGAGAGCCCGCACCATTTTCGGGCGCACGGTGAACGCCCCCAGGACCAGCCCACCCGTGAGCAGCCGCCACCCGCCGAGGGCCGCCGGCGTCATGGAGCTGGACGCCAGCACTTGGGCGGGGCCGACAGTGCCCCACAGCACCGCCGCCGCCAGCACCAGACTCGCGCCGAATGCGGGGGCGTTCGTTCGTGTACTCATGACGAGCGAGACTAAGCAGAAGTCCGAGACAGCACACTGCTGGGCGCATGTCGTTCGGCGAAAGGCGAATTTCATAGAACGTGATGCGCCGGGCCGGGTCCTTCTGCGCGAACCGCGGAACGATGCACGGCAGACGACGCGGCCGTCATGGGGTTCGGTGAGCGGGGGCAGCGTCTGGAGCCGGGCGAGTGCCCGACGGTGGACGGCCACGGCGGCGCTCAGGACCGTCCGCTGCCCTCGGCAGTGCGGCGCCGGCTGTTACCGCGACCGGCCTCGAGCCACCCGGCGTTCTCGGCGCAGGCCGGAGGCCAGGGCCGCGGCACAACGCGGCACGCCGCGCCTGCGGAAATCCTGTCGCTCCCCGGTGCGCGTGGCATTTGGCCTGAGCGCATGCCTCCCGCGAAGACCTCGTACGTGTGCCTGCCGTGCCGGGCCTCGTACAAGCAGCCCTACCTCGGTGACCACGCCCGGCTCTGCCCGCGCTGCGCGAAGCCGATGATCCACGTGGGGTCCGCCTTCGCCGCCCCGCGCCGACGGGACACGCAGGGATGGAGGGTACTTTCCGTGCTGCTCCACGCAGGCGTGCGATTCCACAAGAGCTGCTGTGGAGGTCCCGGCTACCGCCCACGCACCCTGCACGAGGTACGCGAACGGATGAGGTACGCCCGGACTACCGGGGAGCCGTTCGCCCAGGCGCTCGTCCGCCGTGAGCTTCATATGCGGCGAGACCGGTCACCGCGGAGTTGAGCACGGTGCGAACGGGGCCGCGCCCGCCCGCCGTCCGCACCTCCCCTCCAGGGCCGTCGACGGCTTCGCTCTGTCCCAGCGTGGCCTCAGCGCGGTATCTCTTCCCGCAGGTCATGGGGTGGGACATCCCATTTTTGCCCCGGACCGGCCGTCTTCCGGTGCGGTAGGGGGCCCAACCAGCGAAACTCATTGCTGCGAGCGGGGCCGGCACCACCGGCCTCGCTCCTGACGGGGCCCGGGAGGGCCTGGCCGACGCCCCACGGGGGTGGGTATCGGCCGGGCCCGACCGCCCGGTAAGCCGCCTGCGCGATGAGCGAGTCGAGGGCGGCCTGTTCGCACGACGCCGCGCTGGCGGCTCCGCCTCCGTCGGTCAGGGCCACCTTGCCCGAAGACGGCGCCCGATGACCGCGCATCGCCGCCAGAACCTCGGCGAGAGGTGCCAAGCCACGTATTCGATGCCGAACGATGTGCTCCGGCCTCCTCCGGGCGGGCCATCGGCGTTTCGGCCAACCAGTCCGCGCGGTGCGCTCTTGCGGGACAAGGGTCCATGCATCCGACACCTTCCGCCATCCGCACAGCGCCGGGTTTCACAGACCGGCCGAAAGACAGGTGTTCGAAAGGTGGGCGGCGTCGTTGAACCCGGCGACACCGCCACACCGTCGGGAGGGAGCCACGTTGACAACGGCCGGACCACGCCGCGATACGCCGCAGAACGCGAAAACCACCACAGTCGAGGACGGGATCTCCAACGCGGAGCGCGAGCTCTACGGGGGCAGACTCCGCTACGACCAGTCCTATGTGCGCCACGAGGGCCCGCTGACCCGGCTCTCGTTCGGGCACATGGCCGCCGCGCTGCCGCGCATGGCGGGCATGGTGCTGCGCACCGGCTGGCGGACGGACCCACGGGCCCTGGCCGGCGTCGTCGCGGCCCAGATCGGGCAGGGGGTGACGGCCGCGTGGGGGCTGGTCGCGGTGAACTCCATGCTCACCCGGCTGTTCGCGAACGGTCCGACCGCGGACAAGCTCCGCGACGCCCTGCCGGCGCTGACGGTGCTGGCCGTCACCGCGGTGGGCGCGGCGCTGCTGGCGGCGTGGTCGACGGCGATGTCGGGCCGGCTGGAGCCCCAGGTGGAACGGGCCGTCTCCGCGCGGTACTACGAGGCCGTCACCCGTGTCGAGGTGGAGGCGACCGAGCGGCCGGAGATCCAGCGCGTCCTGGAGGCGGGCAGGTTCGGCACCGACTCCGCCCGCAGCATGCTCCGCCTGTCGGTGGGAGTGGGCAATGTGCTCATCGGCATGGTGGCGGCCGCGGTCGTCCTGGCGTCGCTGCACTGGACCCTCCTGCCGATGCTGCTGGCGATCGCGCTGCCCAAGGGGTGGGGCGCGGTGCGTTCCGCGCGCCGCGAGT is a window from the Streptomyces luomodiensis genome containing:
- a CDS encoding serine hydrolase, with the translated sequence MGRHRRISPSPRTTLASRAALAAGALVPTIVAVGSAHAATPQAAICTSDDPELADKLSQDINSALDGSPATTAISLHDRTTNTTCTLDADRTFDSASTVKVTVLATLLWDAQKEDRALTQEEKDRATAMITQSDNDATTALWKQLGADKISGFLQAAGMTNTTLDSEGHWGLTQITANDEEKLLHLVTHANPVLSEDSRAYILKLTSEVIPSQRWGTPAGAPSDAQVHVKNGWLERATNGWRVHSLGAFTGGDHDYTITVLSQDNATMDDGIATIEGIARAVHKNLNAPASSAHSPG
- a CDS encoding OsmC family protein → MVEAVALPAPWQVRFQAGGNEGLADTHKGGIGGSAGMRPHELLEASLATCMTISARMALADLGVTVAEVRVEVHLEREESATRFRYRLLLDPELEVHRPAVMERIACSPVRSTLSKPLVFEPA
- the panD gene encoding aspartate 1-decarboxylase, producing the protein MLRTMFKSKIHRATVTQADLHYVGSVTVDRDLMDAADLLPGELVHIVDITNGARLETYVIEGERGTGVLGINGAAAHLVHPGDLVILISYAQVDDAEARTLRPAVVHVDAANRITALGDDAAEPAPGTDTVRPPHAAAHA
- a CDS encoding MarR family winged helix-turn-helix transcriptional regulator — encoded protein: MTDSASPIPQSPGAVGEGRLSYAVFQLSRAHRGRAAAMLREMRLHPGQELLLMQLFDKDGQTQSELLESVGLDHSTVSKSLRRMQEAGLLTREPAEHDRRVMVVHLTDKGRAMRQPIAAMWRTLERDSVANLTPDEVEAFIAIAYKIEGAVRD
- a CDS encoding alkene reductase, with product MPDTPLDALWTPTAIGDIALPHRLAMAPMTRDRSTPEGVPTGLNAEYYAQRASHALIVTEGTQPSADGQGYLLTPGIHTEEQIAGWRKVTDAVHAAGGRIVIQLMHTGRIAHPDNTPHGRQPVAPSAIRPAGTMFTASGPQSMPQPRELTTGEVAATVEDFRRAAAAAVEAGADGVEIHGASGYLVHQFLSTNANRRTDRYGGSVEGRIRFALEVATAVAEEIGAGRTGIRISPANPYNDIEEDDTHELYPALVRALAPLNLAYLHVVHAGDEELLDTLRTLWPTALLVNRAGADLAARAADIAEGRADVVTVGAQALANPDLVERIRSGAPLNTPDPTTFYGGGAAGYTDYPTLAS
- a CDS encoding NADP-dependent oxidoreductase gives rise to the protein MKAIVFDRFGGTEVLHEAETGIPEPGPGQVRVRIKAVGVNPVDGKIRSGSMAAIFPVPLPATPGSEIAGVVDALGEGVDQVKVGDEVLGWSDTGAYAEYALTTPAAIAPKPAGLDWTHAVALPVASDAADRVLDLLDVKAGETLLIHGAAGALGTIAVQLATARGARVIGTAGPGNQEYLTSLGATATTYGEGLVERVRALAPDGVDAVLDAAGKGALEDSITLRGGTDRIVTTADFRAGELGVVFAEGPQRKSATRLAELARQAATGRLVTTVGATYPLAEAAEAQRTSDAGHGRGKLVLTVA
- a CDS encoding PP2C family protein-serine/threonine phosphatase, with product MTTPRIDYQAVFAVTPSPYLLLTPDLMIVAANEAYLRATGRTREELIGQYLFAVHPDNPADPHADGVRNLDASLQRVLQSKRPDTMAVQKYDIPVSGRPGVFRAKWWSPINTPVLGPDGEVRWIIHRVEDMTEFVLTRPSRPRPEGPAGEREAMEAELYTRMRELQRLNEELREAHDRERRTALTLQEAMLHSPDLAEHREIAVRYMPAARSLNICGDWYDVVDLSKDTYTVAVGDVVGHGLEAATIMGMLRSALSAAVRAIYEPGRAMDVLSRYASAFEGALATTAVKAVIDTRHQHITYTSAGHPPPVLSRSDGTVVLLDQATDPPLGVFTGHDQRPQATVSYTPGDTLVLYTDGLIERRGEDIDAGLHRLTDALARHTCLSPDQLADTLLTRLGVANGGRDDIALIIVRL
- a CDS encoding DMT family transporter; protein product: MSTRTNAPAFGASLVLAAAVLWGTVGPAQVLASSSMTPAALGGWRLLTGGLVLGAFTVRPKMVRALAARTVLSPLLICAFSTGIYQAAFLSSVARTGAALATVIALGTAPAATGLCARWVTGERMGTAWLVSTVAAVAGCALLLAPGSAHVDPLGLFLAVAAGTCYGLYTVFAKKLAVVAPATHLPTLSALSLLVGSLPLLPWLVEDAAPLRDEATLALIAWLGIATTAAAYWLFTAGLSRVRATTAGTLSLAEPLAAALIGVLLLHEHLSPSAWAGCALISAGVITTCLPQAPRGRSGRGTAEQVQPPEGLALHPDTGRGPRLSEAGRSGDHHGVPSASGGPTGR
- a CDS encoding deoxyxylulose-5-phosphate synthase, with amino-acid sequence MPPAKTSYVCLPCRASYKQPYLGDHARLCPRCAKPMIHVGSAFAAPRRRDTQGWRVLSVLLHAGVRFHKSCCGGPGYRPRTLHEVRERMRYARTTGEPFAQALVRRELHMRRDRSPRS